The segment TCGCCGGTTCCGATGAACTTTATCGGCGCCCCGGTCACCTTTTTTATCGAAAGGGCGGCGCCGCCGCGCGTGTCGCCGTCAAGCTTGGTGAGCACAACGCCGGTCATCCCGATGCGCTGGTTGAACGTCTGCGCCACGTTCACCGCGTCCTGCCCGGTCATCGAATCGGCCACGAAAAGTATTTCGGATGGCTTTAACAGGTTTTTTATCCCGTCAAGCTCCGCCATCATCACGTCGTCTATGTGCAGCCGTCCCGCCGTGTCCACCAGCACCACGTTGTAATTGTCCCTCTGGGCCATCACAAGGGCCTGGCGGCATATTTCTATGGGAGGGGTGGTGGGGGAGGAGGGGGCGACAGGCACCCCGGAACTTTCGGCCAGCACTTTGAGCTGGTCCATGGCGGCGGGGCGGTACACGTCGGCGGACACCACCATCGGCCTGTATCCCTGCCTGGCGATCTTCAACGCAAGCTTGATGGTGGTGGTGGTCTTGCCGGAGCCCTGCAGGCCGGTCATCAATATGATGGTCGGGCCGCGCTCGGTGTATTTTATCTCTTCGGTCTTGCCCCCCAGAAGCTCGATGAGCCGTTCGTGGACGAGCTTTATCAGATGCTGGCCGGGGGTGAGCCCCGCGGCGGTCTGCGAGCCAAGGGCGGCCGTGCGCACGTCCGCGATGAAGTCCTTGACGACGTTTATGTTCACGTCCGCCTCAAGGAGCGCCATGCGAACTTCACGCATCGCCTCGGAGACGTTCTCCTCGGTGAGCTTGTGCATGCCGCGGAGGCGTTTTACCACCCCCTCGAACCGCTCGCTTAGACCCTCAAGCATCCAGTCGTATATCCGGTAAAATAGTTGCTCATTTCGCCAGTTAAGGCTTTCCAGAATCGTTTAGTATATAACGTGATATCAAGAAAGTCTATCTCGGGTTGAAGAAAAAATGGCATCGGGGCCAAGGGACGGATTTTGCGCTGTCCGGGGTGTTCTTCACCCCGGACTCCATGTGGCGTGCCAGGAAGGCGGGGTGGCGCCTCCGGCTCAACACCCCGCCGGGCGCCTAAGTTAATTACATGCACAGCGTCACAACCAGCTTCCCCGTGGCCGCCTCGGGCTGTTGCCAAATGCTCATCGGGGTGTTCTTCACCCCGATGTCCCAAAGTCGAGTGCGTAATGCTCGTATAAAAAAAGAGTCCGGGGTGAAGAACACCCCGGACAGCGTTCGTTTCGTGTGTTTTCCCTTTTGGGCAACAGCCCGGGGCGGCCACGGCGAAGCATAAAAAGGGGGAAGTTCTGATCCCGGATAGCCGGAGACGGCTTCCGGGATGACAAGACTCACTGCTTCTGTGGTGACAATTCAGGTTTCGCCGCCTAGCCCTGATGCTGGTTGGCCGCCAGGATTATTCTGATGTGTTCCTTGGCCTGATGGGAAAGGTTGACGAATTCCACCCCGGTCTCGATCCTGCCGGTCCCTTTTTTGTTCAGGTGCACCACTTCACCCTCAACTTCCACCATCTCATCCCCGGCGGCCAGGGTGATGTTCACCTTTGAAAGCAGCGGGAGCGGTTTTGTGGTCTCAAGGCGCATGCCTCCCATCGAAATGTCCAGCGTCCTGCCGATGGACGATTCGGCCACTTCCCCAAGCGCGCCGTATATATCATAAGCGGCAAGGTACAAATGTTTCACCCGTGGGTAGCGCCGTGAATCTTCACCGCTGGTCATCTGGAAATCTCCTCATCTCTTTTGCGGCCATGATTGTATCACTTCCCGTCATTTTCGTCCGGGCCGGTTTTTCCGATAAGGGTAACACAGGCGGAGTATCCGTGGACATAGCTTGCTCCCCCGATAGGGCCGATCTCATTTATGCACACAGACCCGGCCATGGGGGCGGAGTGGCCCACAAGTTCACGGGTGAGTTTTGCGTCCACCCCTTTTTTCCCGTAAAGCTCGTTGGCGCGGGCCGCGCCGGTGAATATGATGGCGCCGCCGGGGGGGCGGGCCGAACCTGTGCGGGGTGAAAAGAAGCTCCATGTCCTCGGTGGCGGTGGACTTATCCATCATGTGGAACCGCACCGTGTCCCCCTTGCGGAAAACCGGGCCGGCCGCAACGGCTCCGCGCCTGTGGTCCACCATTCGCACTTTGCGTATCAGGTAATCGCCCCGTCCGGCGGTGTGTGGGGGCTTGTCCGCCACAAGTTTGCCGAGGAAAAGGCCGCGGTGGAGCGCCTCGCTGTCCGCCATGGAGGCGTCGCCCATCACTACGTCGGCCGCTTCGTCCGCCGGGCGGCCGTCCAGCTCCATTATCATGGCCCCGGAGAGGCGTGTGACGGTGTATGGCCGCCCAAGGGGATTGCCCCCTTGCGAAAGCATCACCTGCGCCCCCACCGAGCCTGTCATGGCCACTCCCACAGCGCATATCTTGTGAGAAGGGCCGAATCCCGCCATGTGGCAAAGCCCCACGCTGGCCGCGTTCATCACCCCTCCGGCCACCGGGACTTCGGGGTACACCCGCGAGAACGCCGAAAGGACCTCCGACATACCCGTCCCTCCGGTTTCGCTGAACAATATCACCGCCCCCGGTTTTTTTCCGCCGAACATTCCGGCCAGGCTCTTTTCAATCCCGTCCGGACGTGCGGACAACACCTGTTTGTCGAGCGCGAAAGAAGCGAAATCGGCGCCGTCCCCCCCAAGGGCCATCACGGAAATGGCGCGTCCGTCGTCCTCGTCCACGCCGCCACCGATCACACCAGCTCCCGCGCAGGCGGCAACGGCGCCGCCGGGGATTGCGGCGGAAACGCCGGCCGCCAGCGATTGCAGACTGGCCCCGTGCCCCGGCCCGGCGAAGATCAATGCAAGCTTTACGGCGCCAAGCCCTCCCATGCGAAGGTCCATTTCTTTAAGTATGTCCTTCACGCCGTCGGCGGGGGGGTGGCTTTTGGAGAATTCGCAGGCTATCATCGGCCCGGCTTTTTCAGCGGAAGGGTGATATGGAACGTGCTTCCCTGGCCCGACACGCTGGACACCCCCACCGTGCCGCCGTGTAGCTCCACCAGGTTTTTGCAGATTGTCAGGCCCAGCCCGGAGCCAGGTTCGATGCCAAGCTGGTGCGTGCGCAACTGCTCGAACTTTTCAAACACGATCCCCTGCT is part of the Nitrospinota bacterium genome and harbors:
- the ffh gene encoding signal recognition particle protein, which produces MLEGLSERFEGVVKRLRGMHKLTEENVSEAMREVRMALLEADVNINVVKDFIADVRTAALGSQTAAGLTPGQHLIKLVHERLIELLGGKTEEIKYTERGPTIILMTGLQGSGKTTTTIKLALKIARQGYRPMVVSADVYRPAAMDQLKVLAESSGVPVAPSSPTTPPIEICRQALVMAQRDNYNVVLVDTAGRLHIDDVMMAELDGIKNLLKPSEILFVADSMTGQDAVNVAQTFNQRIGMTGVVLTKLDGDTRGGAALSIKKVTGAPIKFIGTGEKVDQFEPFHPDRLAGRILGMGDVLSLIEKAQENIDQKKAETQAMKMLSASFDLNDFLEQLQMIKKMGPMEQLLKMIPGVGGAMKDINFDPSEITRVEAIINSMTKKERSNPGIINTSRKRRIAGGSGTDMMEINRLLKNFQKSKKMMKSLGRFTGKKAGMNPFAGLGM
- a CDS encoding PilZ domain-containing protein gives rise to the protein MTSGEDSRRYPRVKHLYLAAYDIYGALGEVAESSIGRTLDISMGGMRLETTKPLPLLSKVNITLAAGDEMVEVEGEVVHLNKKGTGRIETGVEFVNLSHQAKEHIRIILAANQHQG